One window of Tenacibaculum maritimum NCIMB 2154 genomic DNA carries:
- a CDS encoding response regulator transcription factor, with the protein MKKSIVIIDDHILIAQALAKIISNFQEFEVHYTCENGKDFQEKINLKGVPDIVLLDISMPVMDGFETAKWIKNTHPNILVMALSMQDDDSSLIKMVQNGAKGYLLKNVYPTELESALKKLIEKGRFFPEWASSKIFDSISNTTNTMQQLKLSDREIEFLKYTVTEMTYKEIAEKMFCSPRTVENYRDSLFEKLALKTRVGLAVYALKNGFTE; encoded by the coding sequence ATGAAAAAGAGTATTGTTATTATTGACGATCATATTTTAATTGCGCAAGCTTTGGCTAAAATTATTTCTAATTTTCAAGAATTCGAAGTACACTATACTTGTGAAAATGGGAAAGACTTTCAAGAAAAAATCAACTTAAAAGGAGTACCCGACATTGTTTTACTAGATATTAGTATGCCTGTCATGGACGGCTTTGAAACCGCTAAATGGATTAAAAATACGCATCCTAACATTTTAGTAATGGCATTGAGTATGCAGGATGATGACTCAAGCCTTATCAAAATGGTTCAAAATGGAGCAAAAGGATATCTTTTAAAAAACGTGTATCCTACTGAGTTAGAAAGCGCCTTGAAAAAACTCATTGAAAAAGGTCGCTTTTTCCCTGAATGGGCTTCCTCTAAAATTTTTGATAGTATCAGTAATACAACCAACACTATGCAACAGCTCAAATTATCTGATCGCGAAATTGAATTTCTTAAATATACCGTTACAGAAATGACGTATAAAGAAATAGCAGAAAAAATGTTCTGTAGCCCAAGAACTGTAGAAAATTATAGAGATAGTCTATTTGAAAAACTAGCGCTTAAAACAAGAGTTGGGCTAGCCGTATATGCTTTAAAAAACGGGTTTACAGAATAA
- a CDS encoding sensor histidine kinase, whose translation MGETPIIVTLILFNIIFIAFLSGIAIFIYQYRIKKRAHLKQISSIDAHHKKELLETQIEIQAQTMQYIGQEIHDNIGQKLTLASIYTQQLIFENKTPEINENIRGINDIINQSLRELRHLSKSLTDDSIKNNSISKLIQNECKKVNDLKKCNVQFSKKIEKTLDSYQVKSILLRITQEFIQNSIKHSNCKNIVISLYISNAIVYLNLRDDGIGFETETIKPKGIGLQNIRKRTELIGGSMLLESSKRSGTKLTLKIPH comes from the coding sequence ATGGGGGAAACACCAATCATAGTCACTTTAATCTTATTCAATATTATTTTTATCGCTTTTTTAAGTGGTATTGCCATCTTTATCTATCAATATCGGATAAAAAAAAGAGCTCATTTAAAGCAAATTTCTAGTATTGACGCGCATCATAAAAAAGAATTACTGGAAACACAGATAGAAATACAAGCCCAAACAATGCAATATATAGGACAAGAAATACATGATAATATCGGACAGAAGCTAACATTAGCTAGCATCTATACACAACAATTAATTTTTGAAAATAAGACTCCTGAAATCAATGAAAACATTAGGGGTATTAATGATATTATTAATCAATCCTTACGAGAGTTACGCCATTTATCTAAGTCTTTAACCGATGACTCTATAAAAAATAACTCTATCAGTAAACTCATTCAAAATGAATGTAAAAAAGTAAATGATTTAAAAAAATGCAATGTTCAATTTTCTAAAAAGATCGAAAAAACGCTAGACTCTTATCAAGTAAAAAGTATTCTATTACGAATAACCCAAGAGTTTATTCAAAATAGTATTAAGCATTCGAATTGTAAAAATATTGTAATTTCATTATATATTTCAAATGCTATTGTCTATCTTAATTTAAGAGATGATGGTATCGGTTTTGAAACTGAAACTATCAAACCAAAGGGAATTGGCCTGCAAAACATCAGAAAGCGAACAGAACTAATAGGTGGAAGTATGCTATTAGAAAGCTCCAAAAGGTCTGGTACAAAATTAACTTTAAAAATTCCACATTAA
- a CDS encoding peptidylprolyl isomerase produces the protein MENKRMLHYRIAERGKLHALEKNYQEALRHYKEALRLTQYEKDSELFFQHYSQCVMEALEQLGSYDEVISFCKNYRAFLEGKEQSVLVKKHDAFVSERQAIQHILKEESEEAKELLLKIQQNLGKGKHPITDALLSWLLRGYKISKNQLNKLQEKHQYFIVRKELVNPHVAIDLPQKLSPF, from the coding sequence ATGGAAAATAAGAGAATGTTGCATTACAGAATAGCAGAACGAGGAAAGTTGCATGCATTAGAAAAGAATTATCAAGAAGCTTTAAGACACTATAAAGAAGCACTCAGGCTTACACAGTATGAGAAAGATAGTGAGTTATTTTTTCAACATTATAGTCAGTGTGTGATGGAAGCTTTAGAGCAGCTAGGTTCTTATGATGAAGTTATCTCGTTTTGTAAAAATTATAGAGCTTTTTTAGAAGGAAAAGAGCAAAGTGTTTTGGTTAAAAAACACGATGCTTTTGTAAGTGAGCGACAGGCAATTCAGCATATTTTAAAAGAAGAATCAGAAGAGGCTAAAGAGTTGTTATTAAAAATACAACAAAACCTAGGTAAAGGAAAGCACCCCATTACTGACGCATTATTGAGTTGGCTACTAAGAGGATACAAGATCAGTAAAAATCAACTGAATAAGTTACAAGAAAAACACCAATATTTCATTGTCAGAAAAGAACTAGTAAATCCTCATGTAGCCATAGATTTACCACAAAAATTATCACCTTTTTAA
- a CDS encoding OmpA family protein codes for MPTIKTFEQGAKILQNTDVSSIVTGLALGIAEAQERLDNNSVKQITRLSETAIGGKSLLELGFQPAFYAFEYADVSASINLKMAIQEEFEIDFSLAYDATKKKGYTDEHIQKIENSYKEEKYREFKSSRKYWTTLSNEHTLKVNQTTVSTSTEVGSINRIEETAEKLSSDSQIDRVDSQVIETKDVESTDHTNEVKVHNYNGFGMLSLMDYYAEDIGILKIKDYTGLSIALNSSLTLGGSTLSDNLTAIGSSSFKLGVKDNDHLEVYFAFSKHHALDFAYSQGGSPNNTDFLKEKLRALAFIMMNDTAVSVKVTGHTDSVSGDTFNKDLGLKRANTVKNYLIGLGVNEAQITEIDSEGEQLAKVNIGNDKNDPVYRKAVIQVDTNGNDYIFVAGGDFDFTNSEAIADWNVANFGILQKYEKTDSTTITKKLKVQSGVSDVSVDKTVKSLTDIETELNNTNKFYAQVSGDIVYLLRKDAKIEYTLFSNSNEEITIEDTSTSTQNLSNNNDTLEIHKVINSKYFAKSDLKSIKDPKISAWSGSLDVRYARQFGMSVEGNASVSARMVAVPPPTGLENYIQTVSGNVTNSSGN; via the coding sequence ATGCCAACAATTAAAACATTTGAACAAGGGGCAAAAATACTACAGAATACAGATGTGAGTAGTATTGTAACAGGCCTAGCTTTAGGAATTGCTGAAGCTCAAGAACGATTAGATAATAATTCAGTGAAGCAAATCACCAGATTGTCTGAAACAGCAATAGGAGGAAAGTCTTTATTGGAGCTCGGATTTCAGCCTGCTTTTTATGCATTTGAGTATGCAGATGTATCCGCGTCTATTAATTTGAAGATGGCTATTCAAGAAGAGTTTGAAATAGATTTTAGTTTAGCATATGATGCCACTAAAAAGAAAGGATATACAGATGAACATATTCAAAAGATAGAAAATAGTTATAAGGAAGAAAAATATAGAGAATTTAAGAGCAGTAGAAAATATTGGACAACCTTATCTAATGAGCATACATTAAAAGTTAATCAAACAACGGTAAGTACAAGTACAGAAGTAGGAAGTATTAATAGGATAGAAGAAACGGCTGAAAAGTTGTCTTCAGATTCGCAGATAGATCGCGTAGATTCACAGGTAATTGAAACGAAGGATGTAGAGAGTACAGATCATACTAACGAGGTTAAAGTACATAACTATAATGGATTTGGAATGCTGTCTTTAATGGATTATTATGCGGAAGATATTGGGATTTTAAAAATTAAAGATTATACGGGATTAAGTATAGCCTTGAATAGTTCCTTGACGTTAGGAGGAAGTACATTATCAGATAATTTAACAGCTATAGGAAGTAGTAGCTTTAAATTAGGAGTAAAAGATAATGACCATTTGGAAGTGTATTTTGCTTTTTCAAAGCACCATGCATTAGATTTCGCATATAGCCAGGGAGGTAGCCCTAACAATACAGATTTTTTGAAAGAAAAGCTAAGAGCTTTGGCTTTTATTATGATGAATGATACAGCAGTAAGCGTTAAAGTAACAGGGCATACGGATAGCGTGAGTGGTGATACATTTAATAAGGATCTTGGTTTAAAAAGAGCGAATACAGTAAAAAATTATTTAATAGGTTTAGGGGTAAATGAAGCTCAAATAACTGAAATTGATTCTGAAGGGGAGCAGTTAGCTAAAGTGAATATAGGAAATGATAAAAATGATCCGGTTTATCGAAAAGCTGTTATTCAAGTAGATACTAATGGAAATGATTACATTTTTGTAGCGGGAGGTGATTTTGATTTTACGAATTCAGAAGCTATTGCTGATTGGAATGTTGCTAACTTTGGAATATTACAGAAATACGAAAAAACGGATAGTACTACAATTACAAAAAAACTTAAAGTACAATCAGGAGTTAGTGATGTTTCAGTAGATAAAACTGTAAAAAGTCTAACGGATATAGAAACGGAATTAAATAACACCAATAAGTTTTATGCTCAGGTTTCAGGAGATATTGTTTACTTATTAAGAAAGGATGCTAAAATAGAATATACATTATTTTCTAATAGTAATGAAGAAATTACTATAGAAGATACATCTACAAGTACTCAAAACCTTTCGAATAATAATGATACTTTAGAAATACATAAGGTGATTAATAGTAAATATTTTGCTAAATCTGATTTAAAAAGTATTAAAGATCCTAAAATATCTGCATGGAGTGGTTCTTTAGATGTACGTTATGCACGTCAATTTGGAATGTCAGTAGAAGGAAATGCATCAGTATCGGCTCGTATGGTTGCTGTACCACCGCCAACAGGTTTAGAAAACTATATTCAAACTGTGTCAGGAAACGTAACCAATTCTTCCGGAAACTAA
- a CDS encoding PASTA domain-containing protein has protein sequence MMSVKYRSLSFQCQLYTAANQGVMNYLIDIEFFNINQGKWDKLQKELPFKEGKCTFLYTIPSRIPRTAIVPRMIRETIASGSMPMFRIVVSGIEKTQIIAEAPLVNIHPKEARISIDFQKLWLLDKALVVNRNVESIIATPVFLGAIEKEQIKLRKEKEKLIEKIAMLQSENEETRSTLKGEINRLYVNLRELRENTNAIKEVLEKKEKEIVALKERLKNNDVINNNAEEVRELRLKIKALTEAIEILKKEYFFLKKEKQQIEATLEKAQNDLIVNQTTIDKLVTQLKEMQASNKDKNHEIKRLLATVKDKDQDLKDLEKRLEEVKSYIDAEHPNKLAAKKVYHSIMSDIAIADKEMSTSRFKLANISMNLKATIEKGPEGTMLGLLDFEAAKQINGAAVSDIHIDIIPNQTTTAKTNTIPNIIGLTETATRKMLTSYGLKLEVVYQPTNDPKLIEGQAIRQSPEAGKEFYEGEEVIVIFAKPLKN, from the coding sequence ATGATGTCAGTTAAATATCGTTCGCTATCATTTCAATGTCAATTATATACAGCAGCTAATCAAGGTGTAATGAATTATTTGATTGATATAGAGTTTTTTAATATAAATCAAGGAAAATGGGACAAATTACAAAAAGAACTTCCTTTTAAGGAGGGGAAGTGTACCTTTTTATATACCATTCCATCACGTATTCCTAGAACAGCTATAGTACCTAGAATGATAAGAGAAACTATAGCGTCAGGAAGTATGCCAATGTTTCGTATTGTTGTTTCAGGAATTGAAAAAACGCAAATAATAGCAGAGGCACCATTGGTAAATATACATCCTAAAGAAGCACGCATTAGTATCGATTTCCAAAAATTATGGCTACTGGATAAGGCGCTAGTTGTAAATAGAAATGTAGAAAGCATTATTGCAACTCCTGTCTTTTTGGGAGCGATAGAAAAAGAGCAAATCAAGCTGAGGAAAGAAAAAGAAAAATTGATAGAAAAAATTGCGATGCTTCAATCAGAAAATGAAGAGACCAGAAGCACTTTAAAAGGAGAGATAAATAGGTTATATGTTAATTTAAGAGAGTTGCGAGAAAACACAAACGCAATTAAGGAAGTTTTAGAGAAAAAAGAAAAGGAAATAGTGGCGTTAAAAGAACGTTTAAAAAATAACGATGTAATTAATAATAATGCTGAAGAAGTAAGAGAGTTGCGTTTAAAAATTAAAGCATTGACGGAAGCAATAGAGATACTAAAGAAAGAATACTTTTTTCTAAAAAAAGAAAAGCAGCAAATTGAAGCAACGTTAGAGAAGGCACAGAACGATTTGATAGTTAATCAAACAACAATAGATAAGCTAGTAACTCAGCTTAAAGAGATGCAAGCTAGTAATAAAGATAAAAACCATGAGATTAAAAGATTACTAGCAACGGTAAAGGATAAAGATCAGGATCTTAAGGATTTAGAAAAGCGTTTGGAAGAGGTGAAAAGTTATATAGATGCAGAACACCCTAACAAATTAGCAGCTAAAAAAGTGTATCATAGTATAATGAGTGATATTGCTATAGCAGATAAAGAAATGAGTACTTCTAGATTTAAATTAGCTAATATTTCAATGAATTTAAAAGCAACTATTGAAAAAGGACCAGAGGGTACTATGTTAGGGTTGTTAGATTTTGAAGCAGCAAAGCAAATTAATGGAGCGGCTGTTAGTGATATTCATATTGATATCATTCCTAATCAAACAACAACAGCAAAAACCAATACCATTCCTAACATAATAGGTTTAACGGAAACAGCTACAAGAAAAATGTTAACAAGCTACGGGCTTAAATTAGAAGTGGTATATCAGCCAACCAATGATCCTAAATTAATAGAAGGACAAGCCATTAGGCAATCTCCCGAAGCAGGAAAAGAATTTTATGAAGGAGAAGAAGTAATTGTAATTTTTGCCAAACCATTAAAAAACTAA
- a CDS encoding N-acetylmuramoyl-L-alanine amidase has translation MIPIIDTGHGYNTPGKRSEGFYNEEGRVLLKENSVNEAVGNKLSLLFYLNHKEAHFISNEWYDISLEERIRREKELANDNTFFISIHADAFHVKNKAKGGRFFYYSNKGREIALHLTNYLKGNGYGLSLREPMKANFKVLRATQSPAVLFEMGFMTTKSDLEILLTDEFRNKTAALLYEAITSMR, from the coding sequence ATGATACCAATTATAGATACAGGACATGGGTATAATACACCAGGAAAAAGAAGCGAAGGATTTTATAATGAAGAAGGAAGGGTTTTATTAAAAGAAAATTCCGTGAATGAGGCTGTGGGCAATAAACTTTCTTTATTATTTTATTTAAATCATAAAGAAGCTCATTTTATAAGTAATGAATGGTATGATATTTCTCTTGAAGAAAGGATAAGAAGAGAAAAGGAACTAGCAAATGATAATACTTTTTTTATAAGTATCCATGCAGATGCTTTTCATGTAAAGAATAAAGCTAAAGGAGGTAGGTTTTTTTATTATTCAAATAAAGGAAGGGAAATTGCTTTACATTTAACAAATTATTTAAAAGGTAATGGATATGGACTTTCATTGAGAGAACCTATGAAAGCTAATTTTAAAGTATTAAGAGCTACTCAAAGTCCTGCTGTATTATTTGAAATGGGATTTATGACTACGAAATCTGATTTAGAAATATTATTAACAGATGAGTTTAGGAATAAAACTGCAGCATTACTATATGAAGCTATAACCTCTATGCGATGA
- a CDS encoding helix-turn-helix domain-containing protein: MQLADKVGITYIQIGRYETGKSNASSDVLKKIAIAVNTTTDFLMNGGNAEQLNDKELLNPFAGCHLQWQPFLFCYYFYETKNYLTKQCKVASFLTYRFTIING; encoded by the coding sequence ATACAACTAGCCGATAAAGTTGGTATTACATACATACAGATTGGTAGATATGAAACTGGTAAATCTAACGCTTCTTCTGACGTATTAAAAAAAATTGCCATTGCTGTAAATACTACAACTGACTTTTTAATGAATGGTGGTAATGCAGAACAACTTAACGATAAAGAGTTACTAAACCCCTTTGCAGGTTGCCATTTGCAATGGCAACCGTTTTTATTTTGCTACTATTTTTATGAAACAAAAAACTACCTCACAAAACAATGTAAGGTAGCTTCTTTTTTAACTTATCGTTTTACCATTATAAATGGCTAA
- a CDS encoding REP-associated tyrosine transposase, producing MSKGTTSYRIQDENALYFLTFSTVEWIDVFTNKKYQDIVVTSLQYCIDAKGLELCSWVIMSNHIHLVARAKEGYKMTTILRDMKKFTSKKILKEIQEGSESRRDWLLLVMKKSAEKNSKKQNYQLWRNDNHPIILYSNAVIYQKINYVHQNPVKAGLVFNPEDYVYSSAVDYSGKAGLLPVIKTKLF from the coding sequence ATGAGTAAAGGAACAACAAGTTACAGAATACAAGATGAAAATGCATTATATTTTTTAACATTTAGTACGGTAGAATGGATAGATGTTTTTACAAATAAGAAATACCAAGATATTGTAGTAACAAGTTTACAATATTGTATAGATGCAAAAGGCTTAGAGTTGTGTAGTTGGGTAATCATGAGTAATCATATACATTTAGTAGCAAGAGCCAAAGAAGGCTATAAAATGACAACTATTTTACGAGATATGAAAAAGTTTACAAGTAAGAAAATACTAAAAGAAATACAAGAAGGTTCAGAAAGTAGGCGAGATTGGTTGTTGTTAGTTATGAAAAAGTCAGCGGAGAAAAATAGTAAAAAGCAAAATTATCAGTTATGGCGAAATGATAATCATCCAATAATTTTGTATTCTAATGCGGTTATTTACCAAAAGATAAATTACGTACATCAAAATCCAGTAAAAGCAGGTTTGGTTTTCAATCCGGAAGATTATGTATACAGTAGTGCTGTAGATTATTCAGGGAAGGCAGGTTTGTTACCAGTAATTAAGACTAAGCTTTTTTAG
- a CDS encoding DUF1214 domain-containing protein: MNFFVNTLSLAKDLLYQNNSTTAPKFTNWITLERKVAGDNPSTNYYSAFISNKHTYKIKGNKGKALYIGIQVYGKEDGFNYPSGNISSREITIEANGDYEIILAKENLFKDTNWLPIQEEDYIVIVREYYDNYQLRLSDLKTMPYIENTSSVNSKETNTKNEGTKSNFSSFVTSLVANSIDLTNSLSKFPNSTDAKIILNPKNAAALFPSKNIFYEGVYLSLQNDEIAKVTVQNQPKCDYFSWTFYSPYYTTPNYLITKTQLTKEDVKIDEKGNYIFYIAKQSLNIPNAIETGNYNSGVLSFRFLKSDKKFAIEKLSYDIQIQKIQEIL; encoded by the coding sequence ATGAACTTTTTTGTCAATACTCTTTCTTTGGCAAAAGACCTACTGTATCAAAACAACAGCACCACAGCTCCTAAGTTTACGAACTGGATTACCCTTGAAAGAAAAGTTGCTGGAGACAATCCTTCCACCAACTACTACTCCGCTTTTATTTCTAACAAACATACTTATAAAATCAAGGGAAATAAAGGAAAGGCGCTTTATATAGGGATTCAAGTATATGGAAAAGAAGATGGCTTTAACTACCCTTCTGGAAATATCTCTTCTAGAGAAATAACCATAGAGGCTAATGGCGATTATGAAATCATCCTTGCTAAAGAAAACCTTTTTAAAGATACCAATTGGCTTCCTATTCAAGAAGAAGATTATATCGTTATCGTAAGAGAATATTATGATAACTACCAGCTTCGTTTATCTGACCTAAAAACGATGCCATATATTGAAAACACTTCCAGTGTAAATAGTAAAGAAACCAATACTAAAAATGAAGGCACCAAAAGCAATTTTTCTTCCTTTGTAACTAGTTTGGTTGCCAATTCTATTGATTTAACAAACTCTCTTAGTAAATTTCCAAATAGCACAGATGCTAAAATCATTTTAAATCCTAAAAATGCAGCAGCTCTTTTTCCTTCTAAAAATATCTTTTACGAAGGAGTATATTTGAGTTTGCAAAACGATGAAATTGCTAAAGTTACAGTACAAAATCAACCAAAATGTGATTATTTCTCTTGGACATTTTATTCTCCTTACTATACCACACCTAACTACCTAATTACTAAGACACAACTTACTAAAGAGGATGTTAAAATTGATGAAAAAGGGAATTATATTTTTTATATTGCTAAGCAGTCACTTAATATACCTAATGCCATTGAAACAGGTAACTACAACAGTGGAGTGCTCTCTTTTAGGTTTCTTAAAAGCGATAAAAAATTTGCAATAGAGAAATTGTCCTATGACATTCAAATTCAAAAAATTCAGGAGATACTTTAA